The Vreelandella piezotolerans genomic interval ATTGCCTGGTCGAGCCTGGATCGCCTGTTCAGCGGCACGGAGGTCAATGCCCCTGGCCTGATCGCCATTGCCATTACCGTTTTGGCCCTGCTTAGCAAAGAGTGGATCTTCCGCTACACCATGCGAGTAGCAAAGCGGGTGAAATCCAAATTGCTGGAAGCCAACGCTTGGCACTCGCGCAGCGATGCCCTGTCGACCGCCGTGGTACTGGTGGCACTGGTAGGCGCTCAGTTTGGTCTGGGTTGGCTAGACGCCATCGCCGCGATCATCGTCGGGCTGCTGGTGGGTAAGGTGGGCTGGGATTTATTGTGGGAGTCCGCACGCGAGCTGGTGGATACCGCGCTGCCCGAAGATATTCAGCAGCAGATGCACGACGTCGCCTGCAGCGTGCCGGGGGTGGATAGTGTTCACGACCTGCGCACTCGCCAGTCTGCCGGGTGGGTGATGGTGGATCTGCACGTGGTGGTCGGGCCGAAGATCACCGTGTCGGAAGCCCATGAAATCGGCAACGAAGTGAGCCGTCGCCTGCGCCATGAATTCCCACTGCTGACCGACGTCATCTTCCACGTCGACCCAGAAGATGACGCTGGTGAAGGCGACCCGAGCCGCCTACCCGGCCTGCCGCTGCGTCCAGAAGTGGAAGCGGCGCTGAACGAGCGATGGTACCGCCACCCGGTGTGGCGCACGCTGAATGACCTACAGCTTCACTACTTGGACGATAAGGTCTCGGTGTCGCTGATCATTGGCGACGCCGTTCACCAGCCGCCTCAGTGTTTGGCGAGCCAGCTCAAGGCGCTCGCCAGCGACATCGAGTGGCTGGGTCATGTGGAGGTCATGTTCATCACCCGGGCGGCCAGCAGCGCCATGCGCTAGGCTACCCTAACCCAGATCAGACGCCGGCAAGTATGGCCGTTGCAATACTGAAGTAAATCAGTACGCCGGTGGCGTCGATCAGCGTGGTCACCAGCGGAGCCGAGGCCGTCGCGGGGTCTACTTTGAAGCGCTCCAAAACGAACGGCAAGCACATGCCGATCAAGCTGCCAAACAGCACGATGGTCACCATGCTGAGCGCCACGATGATGGCCACCGCTTCCCCGCCACGAAAAATCCCAATGGGGGCGACGGCAATGGCCATGGTCAAACCCAATGAACCGGCCACCAACAGCTCACGCCCAAGCATCTTGCTCCAATCCTTCACACCTACGTCGCCGGTGGCCATGCCGCGCACCATCAGCGTGGCGGCCTGCGCACCGGCATTACCGCCGCTACCGATCAGCAGCGGTAAGAAAAATACCAGCGCCACCTGAGCAGCAATGGTCTCCTCGAAATAAGCGATGCCCGCCCCCGAAAAAAGGTTGGCAAAGACCAGCAAGACCAGCCAAAACACGCGTTTGCGGTAAAGACTCCACAGCGGTACCCGGCTCACGCCATCCTCTAGCTGACCGATGGACATCCCTTTGTGGATATCTTCGGTGGCTTCCGACTCAGCGACGTCCATGGCATCGTCGTGGGTGACGATCCCTACCATACGCCCATCGGCATCGATCACCGGCAGCGCCAGCAAATCGTAGCGGGCCACGATACGCGCCACCTCCTCCTGCGCTTTGTCCACGGGCGTGTTGATGACGTCTTTAATCATGATGTCGTCGACCACTGCCCCAGGACGCGCGACCATGAGTTGACGCAGCGACATGGTGCCGATCAGATGGCCGTCGCTGTCCAACACATAGAGCTGGTAGACCGTTTCCGCATCGGGCGCGGTTTGGCGCACGCGCATCATTGCTTGTGACACCGTCATGCCACTGGCTATGGCAACATAGTCAGAGGTCATGATGGCGCCGGCAGTGCCCTCTTCATAGCTCGCCAAGCGCTTGAGATCCTCGCGCTCCTGGTGCGCCATACGACGCAACAGCGCTTCGCGACGGTCTTCCCCAAGCCGGTTGAACAAATCCGCCCGCTCATCGGAGCCCATCTCTTCGAGCAGCTTGAGCACCTGGGTATCGGACAGTTCACCTACGACCTCGAGCTGGCTCTCTTTGGGTAGATAGCCCAACACATTGGCGGCTCGTTCGGTGGAGAGAATGTCCAACACCGTCAAAGCGGCGCTTAACTCTTCATCTTCTTCGATAAGCTCTTCGAGCACTTCGCCGATGTCAGCCGAGCGGATTTCGGCGAGGCGTTCCGCCAATTGCGACTTACTGGGATCTTCCTTGACCAGCTCATCGAGCAGCTCGGTCTTCAACGCCTGTAAGGCTTCTTCGTTTAGCGCCATCGCTCGCTCCTGAGACGTTCAACTCTGGGATGACTCACCCGCATATTAACAGACAAAAAAAACGCCCCTTAAACCCTGAATCGGGTTTAAGGGGCGTTTGATTACGCAGAGCGTCTAACTAGCCTTTACCCGCCTTTTTACGCAGCTGCTGAATCGTTCGCAGCTGAGCAACGGCTTCGGCAAGTTCAGCGGCAGCACGGGTATAATCCAGCTCCGCTGACTTCTCGTTAAAGGCTTTCAGCGCCTGCTGACGCGCTTCCTCGGCAGCGGCCTCGTCGAGGTCGCTGGCACGCGCCGCAGCGTCTGCCAGGATCGTCACGACATCTGGCTGGACTTCCATGAAGCCGCCAGAGACAAAGAAGTTTTCTTCCTTGCCATCATCGTGGATCACGCGGATCGGGCCCGGCTGAAGCTCGGTCAGCAGCGGGGCGTGCCCCGGCAAAATGCCGAGGTCACCCATAATCCCGGAAGCAATCACCTGCTCAACCTTACCTGAGAAGATGGATGCTTCTGCGCTGACGATATTGCAAGTGAAGCTATTCGCCATAGCGAATCCCCCTAATGGACGGGATTACTTCTTCATCTGGTTGGCTTTTTCGACAGCTTCGTCGATGGAGCCGACCATGTAGAAGGCCTGTTCCGGCAGATCGTCGTAGTCACCCGCGAGGATGCCCTGGAAGCCACGAATGGTGTCTTTCAGCGACACGTACTTACCGGGCGAGCCCGTGAAGACCTCGGCCACGAAGAACGGCTGCGACAGGAAGCGCTGGATCTTACGCGCACGGGCAACGGCCAGCTTGTCTTCGTCAGACAGCTCGTCCATACCCAGAATCGCGATGATGTCCTTCAGTTCCTTGTAACGCTGCAGAACGTTCTGAACGCCACGTGCTACGTCGTAGTGCTCTTCACCGACAACCAGCGGATCCAGCTGACGCGAGGTGGAGTCCAGCGGGTCGATCGCGGGGTAGATACCCAGCTCAGCGATGGAACGCGCCAGTACCACGGTCGCATCCAGGTGCGAGAAGGTGGTGGCTGGCGATGGGTCGGTCAAGTCATCCGCCGGGACGTAAACGGCCTGTACGGAAGTGATAGAGCCCGTTTTGGTCGAGGTGATACGTTCCTGCAGAACGCCCATCTCTTCGGCCAGCGTCGGCTGGTAACCTACCGCAGACGGCATACGACCCAGCAGGGCGGATACTTCGG includes:
- a CDS encoding cation diffusion facilitator family transporter; the encoded protein is MTQTVETPVVPNHELDSQEAKRVTYIGAWLDGFLSVIKVAVGFLVGSAALIADGIHSLSDLVTDGFVLAAIHYGRQEPDNDHHYGHGRIETLTTLLLGSVLIFVAGGIAWSSLDRLFSGTEVNAPGLIAIAITVLALLSKEWIFRYTMRVAKRVKSKLLEANAWHSRSDALSTAVVLVALVGAQFGLGWLDAIAAIIVGLLVGKVGWDLLWESARELVDTALPEDIQQQMHDVACSVPGVDSVHDLRTRQSAGWVMVDLHVVVGPKITVSEAHEIGNEVSRRLRHEFPLLTDVIFHVDPEDDAGEGDPSRLPGLPLRPEVEAALNERWYRHPVWRTLNDLQLHYLDDKVSVSLIIGDAVHQPPQCLASQLKALASDIEWLGHVEVMFITRAASSAMR
- a CDS encoding F0F1 ATP synthase subunit epsilon; translation: MANSFTCNIVSAEASIFSGKVEQVIASGIMGDLGILPGHAPLLTELQPGPIRVIHDDGKEENFFVSGGFMEVQPDVVTILADAAARASDLDEAAAEEARQQALKAFNEKSAELDYTRAAAELAEAVAQLRTIQQLRKKAGKG
- the mgtE gene encoding magnesium transporter — encoded protein: MALNEEALQALKTELLDELVKEDPSKSQLAERLAEIRSADIGEVLEELIEEDEELSAALTVLDILSTERAANVLGYLPKESQLEVVGELSDTQVLKLLEEMGSDERADLFNRLGEDRREALLRRMAHQEREDLKRLASYEEGTAGAIMTSDYVAIASGMTVSQAMMRVRQTAPDAETVYQLYVLDSDGHLIGTMSLRQLMVARPGAVVDDIMIKDVINTPVDKAQEEVARIVARYDLLALPVIDADGRMVGIVTHDDAMDVAESEATEDIHKGMSIGQLEDGVSRVPLWSLYRKRVFWLVLLVFANLFSGAGIAYFEETIAAQVALVFFLPLLIGSGGNAGAQAATLMVRGMATGDVGVKDWSKMLGRELLVAGSLGLTMAIAVAPIGIFRGGEAVAIIVALSMVTIVLFGSLIGMCLPFVLERFKVDPATASAPLVTTLIDATGVLIYFSIATAILAGV